One segment of Herbaspirillum hiltneri N3 DNA contains the following:
- the ugpA gene encoding sn-glycerol-3-phosphate ABC transporter permease UgpA, whose protein sequence is MEKRARFTSSWLPYALVAPQILITILFFFWPAVQALYQSVLLQDAFGGYSEFVWFDNFAALFGDPSYLAAFGTTAIFSVLVAVGGMVLSLILAVFADRVVKGAAIYKTFLIWPYAVSPVVVGVLWMFLLSPSLGLLSHVLAWLGINWNYMVNGNQAMTLIVIAAIWKQISYNFLFFLAGLQSIPKSLVEAAAIDGAGPVKRFFTIIFPMISPTTFFLMVVNIVYAFFDTFAIVEATTHGGPGKDTEILVYKVFSDGFKGGDLGSAAAQSVVLMVIVILLTVVQFKYVEKKVQYA, encoded by the coding sequence GTGGAAAAACGCGCTCGCTTCACTTCATCATGGCTGCCGTATGCGCTGGTTGCGCCGCAGATCCTGATCACGATATTGTTTTTCTTCTGGCCCGCCGTGCAGGCCCTGTATCAGTCGGTACTGCTGCAGGACGCCTTCGGCGGCTATTCGGAATTCGTCTGGTTCGACAACTTCGCGGCCTTGTTCGGCGACCCGAGTTATCTGGCGGCGTTCGGCACCACCGCCATCTTCTCGGTGCTGGTGGCGGTCGGCGGCATGGTGCTCTCGCTGATCCTGGCGGTATTCGCCGATCGCGTCGTCAAGGGCGCGGCGATCTACAAGACCTTCCTGATCTGGCCATACGCCGTGTCGCCGGTGGTGGTCGGCGTGCTGTGGATGTTCCTGCTGAGTCCTTCGCTGGGTCTGCTCTCGCACGTGCTGGCCTGGCTGGGCATCAACTGGAACTACATGGTCAACGGCAACCAGGCCATGACCCTGATTGTCATTGCTGCGATCTGGAAACAGATCAGCTACAACTTCCTGTTCTTCCTGGCCGGACTGCAATCGATTCCGAAATCGCTGGTCGAAGCCGCCGCCATCGACGGCGCCGGTCCGGTCAAGCGCTTCTTCACCATTATCTTCCCGATGATCTCGCCGACGACCTTCTTCCTGATGGTGGTCAATATCGTGTACGCGTTCTTCGACACGTTTGCGATCGTGGAGGCGACCACCCACGGCGGTCCCGGCAAGGACACCGAGATCCTGGTCTACAAGGTCTTCAGCGACGGCTTCAAGGGCGGCGATCTCGGCAGCGCCGCGGCGCAGTCGGTGGTGCTGATGGTGATCGTGATCCTGCTGACCGTGGTGCAATTCAAGTATGTGGAAAAGAAGGTGCAATATGCTTAA
- the ugpE gene encoding sn-glycerol-3-phosphate ABC transporter permease UgpE, producing MIERRPILDAVSHLVLIIGALIVIFPLYVAFIASTQTAEQSAMSPLSLMPGTEMVANYTTVLTQGASGNVSSPPVSRMLWISLVTALVIAIGKISISMLSAFAMVYFRFRGRNLFFWMIFVTLMLPVEVRITPTYQVVSDFGMLNTYAGLTVPLIASATATFLFRQFFLTVPDELAEAARIDGAGPLRFLKDVLWPLSRTNVIALFVIMFIYGWNQYLWPLMIATEQTMYPIGIGIKTLISGGDSAVEWNMVMATMILAMLPPGLVVVVMQKWFVKGLVDSEK from the coding sequence ATGATTGAACGTCGCCCCATTCTCGATGCAGTGAGCCATCTGGTGCTGATCATCGGCGCGCTCATCGTGATCTTCCCGTTGTACGTCGCCTTCATCGCCAGCACCCAGACGGCCGAGCAATCGGCCATGTCGCCGCTGTCGCTGATGCCCGGAACGGAGATGGTCGCCAACTATACGACCGTCCTGACCCAGGGCGCTTCCGGCAACGTCTCGTCGCCGCCGGTGTCGCGCATGCTGTGGATCAGCCTGGTGACGGCGCTGGTGATCGCCATCGGCAAGATCTCGATCTCCATGCTGTCGGCGTTCGCGATGGTGTACTTCCGGTTCCGTGGACGCAATCTGTTCTTCTGGATGATCTTCGTCACGCTGATGTTGCCGGTGGAAGTGCGCATCACGCCGACCTATCAGGTGGTGTCCGACTTCGGCATGCTCAACACCTATGCCGGCCTGACGGTGCCGCTGATTGCGTCAGCCACGGCGACTTTCCTGTTCCGGCAATTCTTCCTGACGGTGCCCGACGAGCTTGCTGAGGCGGCGCGCATCGACGGTGCCGGGCCGTTGCGCTTCCTCAAGGATGTGCTGTGGCCGCTGTCGCGCACCAACGTGATTGCGCTGTTCGTGATCATGTTCATCTACGGCTGGAATCAGTATTTGTGGCCGCTGATGATCGCCACCGAGCAAACCATGTACCCGATCGGCATCGGCATCAAGACGCTGATTTCGGGCGGCGACTCGGCGGTGGAATGGAATATGGTGATGGCAACGATGATCCTGGCGATGTTGCCGCCGGGACTGGTGGTCGTGGTCATGCAAAAATGGTTTGTTAAAGGTCTGGTCGATTCCGAGAAATAA
- a CDS encoding sn-glycerol-3-phosphate import ATP-binding protein UgpC gives MAKIHLKQVKKTYGKAPKAVDVIHGIDIDIADGEFIVMVGPSGCGKSTLLRMVAGLEEISSGDIMIGDRVVNNLEPKERDIAMVFQNYALYPHMSVYENMAYGLKIQGLPKAEIDTRVQRAAEILELGALLDRTPRQLSGGQRQRVAMGRAIVRKPAVFLFDEPLSNLDAKLRVQMRLEIQKLHASLRTTSLYVTHDQVEAMTLGQRMIVMNKGRAEQIGTPAEVYGKPATTFVASFIGSPPMNLLNGKLSDDGARFTFDDGAVFDLSTPARVGGGGRILGIRPEHLQLGRPGLNMEVELVEALGAELLVHTRCGGQSMVIRCTAGTDVSMGQQVTAGVDANLLHWFDPQTTQRID, from the coding sequence ATGGCAAAAATTCATCTCAAGCAAGTCAAGAAGACCTACGGCAAAGCGCCGAAAGCAGTCGACGTCATCCACGGCATCGACATCGACATCGCCGACGGCGAGTTCATTGTCATGGTCGGTCCATCCGGCTGCGGCAAGTCGACGCTGCTGCGCATGGTCGCGGGGCTGGAAGAAATCAGCTCCGGCGACATCATGATCGGCGACCGCGTGGTCAACAACCTGGAGCCGAAAGAGCGCGACATCGCGATGGTGTTCCAGAACTACGCGCTGTATCCGCACATGAGCGTGTACGAAAACATGGCCTACGGTCTCAAGATCCAGGGCCTGCCGAAGGCCGAGATCGACACCCGAGTGCAGCGTGCGGCAGAGATCCTGGAACTGGGCGCGCTGCTGGACCGTACGCCGCGTCAATTGTCCGGCGGCCAGCGCCAGCGTGTGGCGATGGGTCGCGCGATCGTGCGCAAGCCGGCGGTGTTCCTGTTCGACGAACCGCTGTCGAACCTCGACGCCAAGCTGCGCGTGCAGATGCGTCTGGAAATCCAGAAGCTGCACGCCTCGCTGCGCACCACCAGCCTGTATGTGACGCATGACCAGGTCGAAGCCATGACGCTGGGCCAGCGCATGATCGTGATGAACAAGGGACGCGCCGAACAGATCGGTACGCCTGCGGAAGTCTACGGCAAGCCGGCCACCACCTTCGTCGCCAGCTTCATCGGTTCGCCGCCGATGAACCTGCTCAACGGCAAGCTCAGCGATGACGGCGCCCGTTTCACCTTCGACGACGGCGCTGTCTTCGACCTGTCTACACCGGCCCGTGTCGGCGGAGGCGGGCGCATTCTCGGCATTCGTCCGGAACATTTGCAACTGGGACGTCCCGGCCTGAACATGGAAGTTGAGCTGGTGGAGGCGCTGGGCGCCGAATTGCTGGTGCACACGCGCTGCGGCGGCCAGTCCATGGTGATCCGCTGCACGGCCGGCACCGATGTGTCGATGGGGCAGCAGGTCACGGCCGGTGTCGATGCCAATCTGTTGCACTGGTTCGATCCGCAGACTACGCAACGCATCGACTAA
- a CDS encoding RidA family protein, translating to MNLDQRLTELSIVLPASAAPGAQYAPGVVHQGLAWIAGQLPRDGDRVLVSGKLGREVSIDDAKMGARAALIRALAALRDTVGDLQRIDKILRLNVYVNSTEDFSQQSAVADGASALIYELFGPEQGRHARTSVGVAQLPRNAAVELDIVVALEI from the coding sequence ATGAATCTCGACCAACGCCTGACTGAATTGTCCATCGTGCTGCCCGCTTCCGCCGCACCCGGCGCACAATATGCGCCCGGCGTCGTGCATCAGGGCCTGGCCTGGATCGCCGGCCAGTTGCCGCGCGACGGCGACCGCGTGCTGGTGTCCGGCAAGCTGGGCCGCGAAGTCTCGATCGACGACGCGAAAATGGGTGCGCGCGCCGCACTGATCCGCGCGCTGGCCGCCTTGCGCGACACCGTTGGCGACCTGCAGCGCATCGACAAGATCCTGCGCCTGAACGTCTACGTCAACAGCACAGAGGACTTCAGCCAGCAAAGCGCGGTGGCCGACGGCGCTTCGGCGCTGATCTATGAATTGTTCGGACCGGAACAGGGACGCCACGCGCGCACCAGCGTCGGCGTCGCCCAGCTGCCGCGCAATGCGGCGGTCGAACTCGATATCGTGGTGGCGCTGGAGATCTGA